One stretch of Penaeus vannamei isolate JL-2024 chromosome 7, ASM4276789v1, whole genome shotgun sequence DNA includes these proteins:
- the LOC138862180 gene encoding mucin-2-like, translated as MPPTTEMTTTIQISTTTDIATTTEIPTTTEVLTTTKIPTTTDAPTTTDAPTTAEIPTMSEVPSTTQTPITTETPTTTKIPTTTLIPTTTEAPTTTEIPTTTEVPTTTETPTTTEAPTTTEIPTTTQTPTTTKIPTTTEIPTTTETPTITKVPTTTEVPTTTEVPTTTETQTTPDIPTTTETPTTTEVATTTEVPTTTQIPTTTPIPTTTEIPTTTEIPTTTPVPTTTEVPTTTEVPTTTEVPTTTEVPTTTEIPTTTEIPTTTEVPTTTEVPTTTEVPTTTPVPTTTEVPTITSVPTTTEVPTITEVPTTTEVPTTTEVPTTTPVPTTTEVPTTTEIPTTTEVPTTTPVPTTTEVPTTTEIPTTTEVPTTTPVPTTTEVPTTTEIPTTTEVPTTTPVPTTTEVPTTTEIPTTTEVPTTTPVPTTTEVPTTTEIPTTTEVPTTTPVPTTTELPTTTEIPTTTEVPTTTPVPTTTEIPTTTEVPTTTEVPTTTEVPTTTETPTTTEIPTTTEVPTTTEVPTTTETPTTTEIPTTTEIPTTTEVPTTTEVPTTTEVPTTTEIPTTTPIPTTTPIPTTITTTPTITTTTQPTTTTTVTTTTKKTTTTRKPGFIPISPHKRRLCENGRWQRRPRGGKAATEDRARDFFIFSCHPRYCNDFSERSISPRSWKINQKHKQHCKQPSPLKQATRTVTTELSNLPGEGSDAPVWMYRVFLMKLRFLVNEKRKSTAEKDPSEPKGQRRNKNRTVNQSF; from the exons ATGCCGCCAACGACAGAAATGACAACTACAATACAAATTTCAACCACCACTGACATAGCAACCACAACCGAAATACCAACCACAACAGAAGTACTAACCACGACAAAAATACCAACCACAACAGATGCACCAACCACAACAGATGCACCAACCACAGCAGAGATACCAACCATGTCAGAAGTACCATCCACAACACAAACACCAATCacgacagaaacaccaaccacaacaaAGATACCAACCACAACACTCATACCAACCACGACAGAAGCACCAACCACAACAGAGATACCAACCACAACAGAAGTACCAACCacgacagaaacaccaaccacaacagaagcaccaaccacaacagaaataccaaccacaacacaaacacCAACCACGACAAAAATACCAACCACAACAGAGATACCAACCacgacagaaacaccaaccataACAAAAGTACCAACCACGACAGAAGTACCAACCACAACAGAAGTACCAACCACGACAGAAACACAAACCACACCAGACATACCAACCacaacagaaacaccaaccacaacagAAGTAGCAACCACGACAGAAGTACCAACCACGACACAGATACCAACCACGACACCCATACCAACCACAACCGAGATACCAACCACAACAGAA ATACCAACCACAACACCCGTACCAACCACGACAGAAGTACCAACCACAACAGAAGTACCAACCACGACAGAAGTACCAACCACGACAGAAGTACCAACCACAACAGAAATACCAACCACAACAGAAATACCAACCACGACAGAAGTACCAACCACAACAGAAGTACCAACCACGACAGAAGTACCAACCACAACACCCGTACCAACCACGACAGAAGTACCAACCATAACATCCGTACCAACCACGACAGAAGTACCAACCATAACAGAAGTACCAACCACGACAGAAGTACCAACCACAACAGAAGTACCAACCACGACACCCGTACCAACCACGACAGAAGTACCAACCACAACAGAAATACCAACCACAACAGAAGTACCCACCACAACACCCGTACCAACCACGACAGAAGTACCAACCACAACAGAAATACCAACCACAACAGAAGTACCAACCACGACACCCGTACCAACCACGACAGAAGTACCAACCACAACAGAAATACCAACCACAACAGAAGTACCCACCACAACACCCGTACCAACCACGACAGAAGTACCAACCACAACAGAAATACCAACCACAACAGAAGTACCCACCACAACACCCGTACCAACCACGACAGAAGTACCAACCACAACAGAAATACCAACCACAACAGAAGTACCCACCACAACACCCGTACCAACCACGACAGAATTACCAACCACAACAGAAATACCAACCACAACTGAAGTACCAACCACGACACCCGTACCAACCACGACAGAAATACCAACCACAACAGAAGTACCAACCACGACAGAAGTACCAACCACGACAGAAGTACCAACCacgacagaaacaccaaccactaCGGAGATACCAACCACAACAGAAGTACCAACCACGACAGAAGTACCAACCacgacagaaacaccaaccacaaccgAGATACCAACCACAACAGAAATACCAACCACAACAGAAGTACCAACCACGACAGAAGTACCAACCACAACAGAAGTACCAACCACGACAGAAATACCAACCACAACACCGATACCAACCACAACACCCATACCAACCACAATTACAACCAcccctaccatcaccaccacgacacaacccacaactacgaccaccgtAACGACAACGACCAAGAAAACGACGACGACCCGAAAACCCGGCTTTATCCCCATCAGCCCCCACAAACGACGACTTTGCGAGAATGGTCGTTGGCAGAGACGACCTCGGGGTGGAAAAGCTGCCACAGAAGACAGAGCTAgggatttcttcatcttttca TGTCACCCCCGATATTGTAACGATTTCAGTGAGAGATCGATTTCACCGCGAAGTTGGAAAATAAATCAGAAACACAAGCagcactgtaaacaaccttcacctttgAAACAAGCAACGAGAACTGTGacaacagaactgtcaaatttgccgggAGAGGGCAGCGATGCACCAGTGTGGATGTACcgtgtatttctaatgaaactaAG GTTCTTAGTTAATGAGAAGAGGAAATCAACTGCAGAGAAAGATCCAAGTGAGCCAAAGGgacagagaagaaacaaaaacaggacAGTTAACCAGTCATTTTAA